CCTGGTGACTCAATGAGTCCGTACGCCGCGAAGAGGCGACATGCCGGGACAGGTCGAGCCCCAACCGGTCCACCTTAAGCACGGTGCGGCTGCGCCGCTTCTTATCGTCACCGGGAGCCTCGGTGTCGACCTCCCATTCCTGGGTTACCAGCCGGCCGGTGGCGATGACGCACATGCCCTTGCTCAGTGAGGCTTTGGCGTTGAGAGCCAGCTGGCCCCACAATTCGCCAGAGACGTAGAGGTGGTCGACTTCGCGCCAGCCCGACGGCTGGGACTCATCCCGGGTTGAGCGACTAGCCGCAATCCGGATTTCGCCGACAGTGTGGCCGCCGGGGACGTCGCGGACGTCCGGGTCTTTCGTGAGATTGCCGACAATGGTGATAGGGAAATTCGCCATGATGAGGAGTCCTTTCTACAAGCGGGTGATCCATGGCGTGCGGTGGTGGGGCTGCTTAGGATGACTCCGCATCCCCCGAGCGCACTGGCTTCACTTTCCCTTGGCGGTCCGCACCGGGCAATGGCCAGGCCCGGGGTGACCGGTTTTTCTGTGGATAGTCGCCTTTATCCACAGCCGCTCCTCATCTCCGGTCGCGAGGGCGACTCCGTGGTGCTAGCGCTGCGTGAATTCGGCCCCGTAGTAGTCGTCGAGCTGACTGCCGCTGCCCTCGTGATAGCGGCGCAGCATCTCGTTGTAGGCGCTGAACTCGTCGAGTTCCTCGGAGTCCGTTGCTGCCTCGCCTCGCTTCTCGACTGACTCTGCACTGCGTTCGCGCTCGGCAGCGTCGAGCCGAGCGTCCACCCGACGACCTTCCGCAGCGTCGTCGCGGCGCCATTCCAGTAACAACACGGCCATGACATAGGTGATGGGGAATGACCCAAAAGCCCACGCAATACCGCCGCCTTCCTTCTGGTCTTGGAGCAGATCCGGGTTCCAGGGCAGCTCCAAGGAGCGGTAAAACTCCTCGCCCATGACTACGTTGAGCTGCATGAGATAGACGCCAAAGAAGAGGTGCACCGGCATGGCGACAGCCAGCCAAAACAGCCGGATCGACGCCGGGCGACGATGCGGGATCCTATCGGGACCTACCAGTTCCCAAAAGTAGAAGTAGCCCGACAGGATGAAGGACCAGTTCATGAGGAGGTGGCCAGCGTGCTCGGAGATCGCTAGTTCATACAGAGGGATGCTGAGATAAAGCACGTAGAAGAAAACGAGAAACTGCAGCAGATTCACCCACGGAGTGGTCACTACCCGCAGGAAGCGAGAGTGAATAAAGGCGTTGGCCCAATCGTGGGGCGTGGCTTTGCCAGGTTCGCCGGCGTCCCACACAGTCATCACAAGGGTCAGCGGCGCCCCCAAAGTCATCACGAGCGGAACGACCATACTCAAAACCATGTGACCAACCATGTGCATCGAGTAAGCCGCCGGCATATATAGGCCGATTCCTGAGCTGGTAGTGACGAGCAACGACGCGCAGCCAGCCAACCACCACAGCGTGTACGACCTCTTCCACGGCTTTCCTTGCCGCTTCACGCTGCGCACCCCTGCGAGATAGAAGCCAGCCAGGAGCACGGCGATGGCACCAAACATGACATCGAAGCGCCACACCGTGAACACTCCAAAGAACGTCGGTTCCTTCGTCAGCTCATAGCCGATCTGAATGTCCATGCTGGTCAGGTTCGGATCCCGCGGCGGGGGCGGCGGGGTGCGCCCCATTGTCACCGCCACACCCGCCACGACGGCCATGAGTACTACCTCACCGACTGCCAACCGCAAGAAAGCCGATGGCTGCGTGGCCAGCCGCGGAATGGTAATGCTGCGATGAGCGAAGCCGAGCAGGGCCAATC
Above is a genomic segment from Corynebacterium uterequi containing:
- a CDS encoding single-stranded DNA-binding protein, whose translation is MANFPITIVGNLTKDPDVRDVPGGHTVGEIRIAASRSTRDESQPSGWREVDHLYVSGELWGQLALNAKASLSKGMCVIATGRLVTQEWEVDTEAPGDDKKRRSRTVLKVDRLGLDLSRHVASSRRTDSLSHQAEGVDLPDLPDPTHQRRVDPAPMNRDKQEEQSPTAPF
- a CDS encoding cytochrome c oxidase assembly protein gives rise to the protein MASQARTASPQSSSSPPEPRSSWLLYVGAALVAGLVGGTIGYSFLGESLAVLGIPDPGIITTFGLPFLRAAAWLCAALAIGSFMFSAFYISPLPQRSTAKDSAEATHLGHAELSVDGLLAARTGAWAALAFAAIGIVMVPMVFSDTSGQTLVASLNVASWNLALEQVAASGVWLLSAMFAGAVGAAGLIQHRWSSQPALFLGAIVMIVPLGMEGHAATGGDHDYGTNAYLWHLVFMAIWIGGLMALIAHGRRLGPELEVAVRRYSSVALFSLLAVAASGVISALIRIEITDLFTTRYGLIIVAKIVGTVGLALLGFAHRSITIPRLATQPSAFLRLAVGEVVLMAVVAGVAVTMGRTPPPPPRDPNLTSMDIQIGYELTKEPTFFGVFTVWRFDVMFGAIAVLLAGFYLAGVRSVKRQGKPWKRSYTLWWLAGCASLLVTTSSGIGLYMPAAYSMHMVGHMVLSMVVPLVMTLGAPLTLVMTVWDAGEPGKATPHDWANAFIHSRFLRVVTTPWVNLLQFLVFFYVLYLSIPLYELAISEHAGHLLMNWSFILSGYFYFWELVGPDRIPHRRPASIRLFWLAVAMPVHLFFGVYLMQLNVVMGEEFYRSLELPWNPDLLQDQKEGGGIAWAFGSFPITYVMAVLLLEWRRDDAAEGRRVDARLDAAERERSAESVEKRGEAATDSEELDEFSAYNEMLRRYHEGSGSQLDDYYGAEFTQR